One region of Anaeromyxobacter paludicola genomic DNA includes:
- the ligD gene encoding non-homologous end-joining DNA ligase has translation MTAREGVEVELDGRRLRLSNLDKVFYPASGFTKGQIIDYYTRVAPALLPHLRARPLTLKRYPEGVDGPFFYEKRCPPHRPRWVHTEPVWSEGNQEDIHFCVADDVATLVWAANIADLELHTSLSLARSIERPTMMVFDLDPGAPADVVQCCEVGLLLRELFRELGLEAWPKTSGSKGLQVYVPLNRPGATYERTKSFARAVAELLEQRRPDLVVSSMKKALRAGKVLVDWSQNDRSKTTVCVYSLRARERPTVSTPVTWAEVEGASRERRGGLLVFEAGEVLRRIEERGDLFAPVLELQQDLPPLGEEAPAPPRRARRRLH, from the coding sequence GTGACCGCGCGCGAGGGCGTGGAGGTCGAGCTCGACGGGCGGCGGCTGCGGCTGTCGAACCTCGACAAGGTCTTCTACCCGGCCTCCGGCTTCACCAAGGGCCAGATCATCGACTACTACACCCGCGTCGCGCCGGCCCTGCTGCCCCACCTCCGTGCGCGCCCCCTCACCCTGAAGCGCTACCCGGAGGGCGTGGACGGCCCGTTCTTCTACGAGAAGCGCTGCCCGCCGCACCGGCCGCGCTGGGTGCACACCGAGCCGGTCTGGAGCGAGGGGAACCAGGAGGACATCCACTTCTGCGTGGCCGACGACGTCGCCACGCTGGTCTGGGCCGCCAACATCGCCGACCTCGAGCTGCACACCTCGCTCTCGCTGGCGCGCTCCATCGAGCGCCCCACCATGATGGTCTTCGACCTCGACCCCGGCGCGCCGGCCGACGTGGTGCAGTGCTGCGAGGTGGGGCTCCTCTTGCGCGAGCTCTTCCGGGAGCTCGGGCTCGAGGCCTGGCCCAAGACGAGCGGCTCGAAGGGGCTCCAGGTCTACGTCCCGCTCAACCGGCCCGGCGCGACCTACGAGCGCACCAAGTCGTTCGCGCGCGCGGTGGCGGAGCTGCTCGAGCAGCGGCGCCCGGACCTCGTGGTCTCGTCGATGAAGAAGGCGCTCCGCGCCGGCAAGGTGCTCGTGGACTGGAGCCAGAACGACCGCTCCAAGACCACCGTCTGCGTCTACTCGCTGCGGGCCCGGGAGCGGCCCACGGTGAGCACGCCGGTCACCTGGGCGGAGGTCGAGGGCGCCTCCCGGGAGCGCCGGGGCGGCCTCCTGGTGTTCGAGGCCGGCGAGGTGCTCCGGCGGATCGAGGAGCGCGGCGACCTCTTCGCGCCGGTGCTCGAGCTGCAGCAGGACCTGCCCCCGCTCGGCGAGGAGGCGCCGGCCCCGCCGCGGCGCGCGCGGCGGCGGCTGCACTAG
- a CDS encoding phage holin family protein, with product MAEIPSTARARPVPPGAAGMPRQLSTRDLVTELARKASQLARKEVELAKSELRADLKTEISMASGLGIAGVCALLTVAMLLVALVLGLAEAGVWSGWLGALIVAAVVLAIGTVAGLVGWARRVRTPLAATRRTLQDDLRFAKERIT from the coding sequence ATGGCAGAGATTCCCAGCACCGCGCGGGCGAGGCCCGTGCCGCCCGGCGCCGCGGGGATGCCGCGGCAGCTCTCCACCCGCGACCTCGTCACCGAGCTCGCCCGCAAGGCCTCGCAGCTCGCGCGCAAGGAGGTCGAGCTCGCGAAGAGCGAGCTGCGCGCCGATCTCAAGACCGAGATCTCCATGGCGAGCGGCCTCGGCATCGCCGGCGTCTGCGCCCTGCTCACGGTGGCGATGCTCCTCGTCGCCCTGGTGCTCGGGCTGGCCGAGGCCGGCGTCTGGAGCGGCTGGCTCGGCGCCCTGATCGTGGCGGCGGTGGTGCTCGCCATCGGCACGGTGGCCGGGCTCGTCGGGTGGGCCAGGCGGGTGCGGACGCCGCTCGCGGCCACCCGGCGCACGCTCCAGGACGACCTGCGGTTCGCGAAGGAGAGGATCACATGA
- the ligD gene encoding non-homologous end-joining DNA ligase — MARRLDTYRQKRDFGVTPEPAPDAPSPRGEGPPGFMVHKHHARRLHYDLRLEMDGALASWAVPKGPSYDPSEKRLAVQTEDHPLAYGGFEGRIPDGEYGAGDSLIWDRGWYETVPPGQASRQRQKGHLALELHGEKLRGRWHLVRTRPAGGKEQWLLFKAKDEAADAGFDVVAARPESVTSGRRVTRGPVAARTLKARHPAPMDLLLRVWPPMLATLARPEEAQGAWSLEVKYDGFRALAGVSGGQVSLQSRNGLDLSARFPGVARALAGLVVGEAVLDGEVVAFDPKGVSRFQLLQGAAGELRYAVFDLLWHEGEDLRGRPLEERQELLASLLAAPPPGILLAEAVEGSVAEALARARKARAEGIVAKRAGSPYRGGRSRDWLKLKVSGSQEVAVIGYTPITTGEPAIGALLVAVRQGRGFVYAGKVGTGYTDAVRRELRARLEPDAVETPPAADAPRLRGARWVRPRLVAEVSFTEWTADGRLRHPSFQGLRDDKRPEECVREG, encoded by the coding sequence ATGGCGCGCCGCCTCGACACCTACCGCCAGAAGCGCGACTTCGGGGTCACCCCCGAACCGGCTCCCGACGCGCCCAGCCCGCGCGGCGAGGGCCCGCCCGGCTTCATGGTGCACAAGCACCACGCCCGGCGGCTGCACTACGACCTGCGGCTCGAGATGGACGGCGCCCTCGCGAGCTGGGCGGTGCCGAAGGGGCCGAGCTACGACCCCTCGGAGAAGCGGCTCGCGGTGCAGACGGAGGACCACCCGCTCGCCTACGGCGGCTTCGAGGGGCGCATCCCCGACGGCGAGTACGGGGCGGGCGACTCGCTCATCTGGGACCGGGGCTGGTACGAGACCGTGCCGCCCGGGCAGGCCTCGAGGCAGCGGCAGAAGGGGCACCTCGCGCTCGAGCTGCACGGCGAGAAGCTGCGCGGGCGCTGGCACCTCGTCCGGACCCGGCCCGCGGGCGGGAAGGAGCAGTGGCTCCTCTTCAAGGCCAAGGACGAGGCGGCCGACGCCGGCTTCGACGTGGTGGCCGCGCGGCCCGAGTCGGTGACGAGCGGCCGGAGGGTGACCCGGGGGCCGGTGGCGGCGCGCACGCTCAAGGCCCGCCACCCGGCCCCGATGGACCTGCTCCTGCGCGTCTGGCCCCCCATGCTCGCCACCCTGGCCCGGCCCGAGGAGGCGCAGGGCGCCTGGAGCCTGGAGGTGAAGTACGACGGCTTCCGCGCCCTGGCCGGCGTCTCCGGGGGGCAGGTGTCGCTCCAGAGCCGGAACGGGCTCGACCTCTCGGCGCGGTTCCCGGGCGTGGCGCGCGCGCTCGCGGGGCTCGTGGTCGGGGAGGCGGTGCTCGACGGGGAGGTGGTGGCCTTCGACCCGAAGGGCGTCTCGCGCTTCCAGCTCCTGCAGGGCGCCGCGGGCGAGCTCCGGTACGCCGTCTTCGACCTGCTGTGGCACGAGGGGGAGGACCTCCGCGGCCGACCGCTCGAGGAGCGCCAGGAGCTGCTCGCGAGCCTGCTCGCGGCCCCGCCCCCGGGCATCCTGCTCGCCGAGGCGGTCGAGGGGAGCGTGGCCGAGGCCCTGGCCCGCGCCCGCAAGGCGCGCGCCGAGGGGATCGTCGCGAAGCGGGCCGGGTCGCCGTACCGCGGCGGGCGCTCGCGCGACTGGCTCAAGCTCAAGGTCTCCGGTTCCCAGGAGGTCGCGGTGATCGGCTACACGCCCATCACCACCGGCGAGCCGGCCATCGGGGCGCTCCTGGTCGCGGTCCGGCAGGGCAGGGGCTTCGTCTACGCGGGGAAGGTGGGGACCGGGTACACCGACGCCGTCCGCCGCGAGCTCCGGGCGCGGCTCGAGCCCGACGCCGTGGAGACCCCGCCGGCGGCGGACGCGCCGCGGCTCCGCGGGGCCCGCTGGGTGCGGCCGCGGCTCGTGGCCGAGGTGTCGTTCACCGAGTGGACCGCCGACGGCCGGCTGCGCCACCCCTCGTTCCAGGGGCTGCGCGACGACAAGCGGCCGGAGGAGTGCGTCCGCGAGGGGTGA
- the lpxC gene encoding UDP-3-O-acyl-N-acetylglucosamine deacetylase produces the protein MSYWKQRTISRRVSCTGVGLHSGAPARLVLAPAPPDTGIRFVRADLGVEIPARADAVVDTTLSTTLGAGDARVATVEHVLAALTGLGVDNCRVEVDGPEVPILDGSAAPFVYLVQEAGIALQPVGKRFLVVSQAVEVKDGDRSVRLEPARELSLRFVADFSHPLITEQVFGFTFSDRSFAREVAPARTFCLLKDVEAMRARGLARGGSLENAIVVDEFSILNPGGLRFPDEFARHKVLDALGDLTLAGMPLIGALSARKSGHAMNQALVRKLLETPAAHRVIRVSGEKELEPLQIRLPALALPGTP, from the coding sequence ATGAGCTACTGGAAACAGCGCACGATCTCGAGGCGGGTGAGCTGTACCGGCGTGGGCCTCCACTCCGGCGCGCCGGCCAGGCTCGTGCTCGCGCCCGCGCCGCCCGACACCGGCATCCGCTTCGTCCGCGCCGATCTCGGCGTGGAGATCCCCGCTCGCGCCGACGCGGTGGTGGACACCACCCTCAGCACCACGCTCGGCGCCGGTGACGCGCGCGTCGCGACCGTCGAGCACGTCCTCGCGGCGCTCACCGGGCTCGGCGTGGACAACTGCCGCGTCGAGGTGGACGGCCCCGAGGTCCCCATCCTCGACGGGTCCGCCGCACCGTTCGTCTACCTGGTGCAGGAGGCCGGGATCGCGCTCCAGCCGGTGGGGAAGCGCTTCCTCGTGGTCTCCCAGGCGGTCGAGGTGAAGGACGGCGATCGCTCGGTCCGGCTCGAGCCGGCGCGCGAGCTCTCGCTCCGCTTCGTCGCCGACTTCAGCCACCCGCTCATCACCGAGCAGGTCTTCGGCTTCACCTTCTCCGACCGCAGCTTCGCCCGGGAGGTCGCGCCGGCCCGCACCTTCTGCCTCCTCAAGGACGTGGAGGCGATGCGCGCCCGCGGGCTCGCGCGCGGCGGCAGCCTCGAGAACGCCATCGTCGTGGACGAGTTCTCGATCCTCAACCCCGGCGGGCTCCGCTTCCCCGACGAGTTCGCCCGGCACAAGGTGCTCGACGCCCTCGGCGACCTCACGCTGGCCGGCATGCCGCTCATCGGCGCGCTCTCGGCCCGCAAGAGCGGCCACGCGATGAACCAGGCCCTGGTCCGCAAGCTGCTCGAGACCCCGGCCGCGCACCGCGTCATCCGCGTCTCCGGCGAGAAGGAGCTGGAGCCCCTGCAGATCCGGCTGCCGGCCCTGGCCCTCCCCGGGACGCCCTAG
- a CDS encoding rhomboid family intramembrane serine protease, which translates to MIPLKDDIALGRTPPLTTALIAVNVLAFGWQALVAGLSLSTQTGGAIPYEILTFVDVPPQDLVPPPFTILTSMFLHGGLGHIAGNMLFLWVFGRAVELALGPGRFLAFYLASGVAAALSQTVVSAFAGDVLTPMVGASGAIAGVLAAYLVLFPRARVLTLVPIFFFIRLMYLPAFFFIGAWFVLQLLSAAWGGGGSGIAFMAHVGGFLSGLALVRLLRRRPRWHAPSAW; encoded by the coding sequence GTGATCCCGCTCAAGGACGACATCGCGCTCGGGCGGACGCCCCCGCTCACCACCGCCCTCATCGCCGTCAACGTGCTCGCGTTCGGGTGGCAGGCGCTGGTGGCCGGGCTGTCGCTCTCGACGCAGACGGGCGGCGCGATCCCCTACGAGATCCTCACGTTCGTGGACGTGCCGCCGCAGGACCTGGTCCCGCCGCCGTTCACCATCCTCACGAGCATGTTCCTGCACGGGGGGCTCGGGCACATCGCCGGGAACATGCTCTTCCTCTGGGTGTTCGGCCGCGCGGTGGAGCTCGCGCTCGGGCCGGGCCGCTTCCTCGCCTTCTACCTCGCGAGCGGCGTGGCGGCGGCGCTCTCGCAGACGGTCGTCTCGGCCTTCGCGGGTGACGTGCTCACGCCCATGGTCGGGGCGAGCGGCGCCATCGCCGGCGTGCTCGCGGCCTACCTCGTGCTGTTCCCGCGGGCGCGCGTGCTCACGCTCGTGCCGATCTTCTTCTTCATCCGGCTCATGTACCTGCCGGCCTTCTTCTTCATCGGGGCCTGGTTCGTGCTGCAGCTGCTCTCGGCCGCCTGGGGCGGGGGCGGCAGCGGCATCGCCTTCATGGCCCACGTCGGCGGCTTCCTGTCGGGGCTCGCGCTGGTGCGGCTGCTCCGGCGGCGGCCCCGCTGGCATGCGCCGAGCGCCTGGTAG
- the ruvB gene encoding Holliday junction branch migration DNA helicase RuvB, translating into MPVRPARELSPESSPAEERLEQSLRPATFEEYVGQEKLVSNFRVYARAARQRGEALDHVLLSGPPGLGKTSLAHILSRELGVALHVTSGPALVKKGDLAGLLTALQPRDILFIDEIHRLSPSVEEALYPAMEDFRFDVVLGAGLGAQTMEMKLERFTLVGATTRTGLLASPLRDRFPIQERLEYYAPPELREIAERAARKLDLPVDEGGAEELARRARGTPRIAIRLLQRARDFAQVEGEGKLTREIVDLTLSRLAVDRGGLDAMDRRILEAVVDTFGGGPVGIEAVAASVGEERDTIEDVYEPFLVREGYLARTPRGRIALPPAYEHLGRKRPGGRQGDLL; encoded by the coding sequence ATGCCCGTCCGCCCCGCCCGCGAGCTCTCCCCCGAGTCGAGCCCCGCCGAGGAGCGGCTGGAGCAGTCGCTCCGGCCCGCCACCTTCGAGGAGTACGTCGGCCAGGAGAAGCTGGTCTCGAACTTCCGCGTCTACGCCCGGGCGGCCCGGCAGCGCGGCGAGGCGCTCGACCACGTGCTCCTCTCCGGCCCGCCGGGGCTCGGCAAGACCTCGCTCGCCCACATCCTCTCCCGCGAGCTCGGCGTGGCGCTGCACGTGACGAGCGGCCCGGCCCTGGTGAAGAAGGGCGACCTCGCCGGCCTCCTCACCGCGCTCCAGCCGCGCGACATCCTCTTCATCGACGAGATCCACCGGCTCTCGCCCTCCGTCGAGGAGGCGCTCTACCCGGCGATGGAGGACTTCCGCTTCGACGTGGTGCTCGGGGCCGGGCTCGGCGCCCAGACCATGGAGATGAAGCTCGAGCGCTTCACGCTGGTCGGCGCGACCACCCGCACCGGGCTGCTCGCGAGCCCGCTGCGCGACCGGTTCCCCATCCAGGAGCGGCTCGAGTACTACGCGCCGCCGGAGCTGCGCGAGATCGCGGAGCGGGCCGCGCGCAAGCTCGACCTGCCGGTGGACGAGGGCGGCGCCGAGGAGCTCGCCCGCCGCGCCCGCGGCACGCCGCGCATCGCCATCCGGCTCCTGCAGCGGGCGCGCGACTTCGCGCAGGTGGAGGGGGAGGGGAAGCTCACCCGCGAGATCGTGGACCTGACCCTGTCGCGGCTCGCGGTGGACCGCGGCGGGCTCGACGCGATGGACCGGCGCATCCTCGAGGCGGTGGTGGACACCTTCGGCGGCGGGCCGGTCGGCATCGAGGCGGTGGCCGCCTCGGTCGGCGAGGAGCGCGACACCATCGAGGACGTCTACGAGCCGTTCCTGGTGCGCGAGGGCTACCTCGCGCGCACGCCGCGCGGTCGCATCGCGCTGCCGCCCGCGTACGAGCACCTGGGCCGCAAGCGCCCGGGCGGCCGGCAGGGCGACCTGCTCTAG
- the ruvA gene encoding Holliday junction branch migration protein RuvA, translating into MIAQLTGTVLEKGDGFAVVDVNGVGYRVFLSDLALQALAPRGERATVRTFTHVSQDAIHLIGFAGEDEERVFHALVEVKGVGPRAALKILSGIAPRDLALAVSRGEVAKLTKVPGVGKKTAERLVVELKDKLQPLARAEAPGRPEKAAGGGAIEQLSQALLGLGYRPQQAEQAADALRDRAEGRPLDELLREALKLLRG; encoded by the coding sequence GTGATCGCCCAGCTCACCGGCACGGTGCTCGAGAAGGGCGACGGCTTCGCGGTGGTGGACGTGAACGGCGTCGGGTACCGCGTCTTCCTCTCCGACCTCGCCTTGCAGGCGCTCGCGCCGCGCGGCGAGCGGGCCACGGTCCGCACCTTCACCCACGTCTCCCAGGACGCCATCCACCTCATCGGCTTCGCCGGGGAGGACGAGGAGCGGGTGTTCCACGCGCTGGTGGAGGTGAAGGGGGTGGGGCCGCGCGCCGCCCTCAAGATCCTCTCCGGCATCGCGCCCCGCGACCTCGCCCTGGCGGTCTCGCGCGGCGAGGTGGCGAAGCTCACCAAGGTTCCCGGGGTCGGCAAGAAGACCGCGGAGCGGCTGGTGGTCGAGCTCAAGGACAAGCTGCAGCCGCTCGCCCGCGCCGAGGCGCCGGGCAGGCCGGAGAAGGCGGCCGGCGGCGGCGCCATCGAGCAGCTTTCGCAGGCGCTGCTCGGCCTCGGCTACCGGCCGCAGCAGGCCGAGCAGGCGGCCGACGCCCTGCGGGATCGGGCCGAGGGGCGCCCCCTCGACGAGCTCCTGCGCGAGGCGCTCAAGCTCCTCCGGGGGTAA
- the ruvC gene encoding crossover junction endodeoxyribonuclease RuvC, translated as MIALGIDPGSRRCGYGVVAREGSRLRVVESGVLAPGGGRALCERLGEILSGLEGVIARAAPVEVAVESAFFGLSARSALVLGQARGVALAAAARAGLPVFEYAPSEVKRAFAGNGRAEKAQMVRMAQTILGVEADLSDEADALAIAVCHLARRAGLVRLAADGAGRPGAAPEARALSRLRPSVRRPGSAA; from the coding sequence GTGATCGCGCTCGGAATCGATCCCGGCTCGCGCCGCTGCGGCTACGGCGTGGTGGCGCGGGAGGGCTCGCGGCTCAGGGTGGTGGAGTCGGGGGTGCTGGCGCCGGGCGGCGGCCGCGCCCTCTGCGAGCGGCTGGGCGAGATCCTCTCCGGCCTGGAGGGCGTCATCGCCCGCGCCGCGCCCGTGGAGGTCGCGGTGGAGTCGGCCTTCTTCGGGCTCTCCGCCCGGTCGGCGCTGGTGCTCGGGCAGGCGCGCGGCGTGGCGCTCGCGGCGGCGGCGCGCGCCGGCCTGCCGGTCTTCGAGTACGCGCCCTCCGAGGTGAAGCGGGCCTTCGCCGGCAACGGCCGGGCCGAGAAGGCGCAGATGGTCCGCATGGCCCAGACCATCCTCGGGGTCGAGGCCGACCTCTCCGACGAGGCCGACGCGCTCGCCATCGCGGTCTGCCACCTCGCCCGCCGCGCCGGGCTGGTGCGGCTCGCCGCCGACGGCGCCGGGCGGCCGGGCGCGGCCCCGGAGGCGCGCGCCCTCTCGCGCCTGCGCCCGTCGGTGCGCCGCCCCGGGAGCGCCGCGTGA
- a CDS encoding sensor histidine kinase encodes MRLRDLDFKAKLGVAVAAVFVPFVVVLALVTLRYIEREFKASISQQQFALVKSVAASIDDKLGITQDEIAASAAQLKVEVDDLLDADKVQRFLDSERAVLAVFDNGLFVMSREGKLIAESPFRPGRRGRDISFREFYQRTMQVRRPYVSAPYLSTHNPSQPAVMITAPILDERGRVLAIVGGSLELRGHNILASLPTSRVGGGGYFYLSDLNRTLILHPEEGRVMQPAGTPGVNPLYDAAMAGFEGSGETVTSRGVRVISSFKRLERKDWVLSANFPTAEAYAPLVQVKRYFLFATLIGTAIVLVAARILAGRLLRPLAAVTSHVVSLPEKKGQERFMRLARTDEVGTLAHAFDGMVATLDRQEAERRELQSRLIQSDRLSALGLMAAGVAHEINNPLSYIDANLSWALDRLGEPATVPGGELRDALEQALEGARRVRNISQDLKRFARHDPAQRAPVDLATVIASAIRMSRKEIRSRAELVTRFGEVPPVQGSEGALTQVFLNLLVNAAQAIPEGHPEENRVAVSLSLAADGHVQVEVEDTGSGIPPEARARVFEPFFTTKPFGVGTGLGLSVCHGIVTSLGGEISFEDAKGRGTIFRVRLPVWSEGEREGAADAGLSTGAC; translated from the coding sequence GTGCGACTGCGAGATCTCGATTTCAAGGCGAAGCTGGGCGTCGCGGTCGCCGCCGTCTTCGTCCCGTTCGTCGTCGTCCTGGCGCTCGTCACGCTCCGCTACATCGAGCGGGAGTTCAAGGCGAGCATCTCCCAGCAGCAGTTCGCGCTGGTGAAGTCCGTGGCCGCCTCCATCGACGACAAGCTCGGCATCACGCAGGATGAGATCGCGGCGAGCGCCGCCCAGCTGAAGGTGGAGGTGGACGACCTCCTCGACGCGGACAAGGTCCAGCGCTTCCTCGACTCCGAGCGCGCGGTCCTCGCGGTCTTCGACAACGGGCTCTTCGTCATGTCCCGGGAGGGGAAGCTCATCGCCGAGAGCCCCTTCCGCCCCGGGCGTCGCGGGCGGGACATCTCCTTCCGCGAGTTCTACCAGCGCACCATGCAGGTCCGAAGGCCCTACGTCTCGGCGCCCTACCTCTCGACGCACAACCCCAGCCAGCCCGCGGTGATGATCACCGCGCCGATCCTCGACGAGCGCGGGCGGGTGCTCGCGATCGTGGGCGGCAGCCTCGAGCTGCGCGGGCACAACATCCTCGCGAGCCTGCCGACGTCGCGCGTCGGCGGCGGCGGCTACTTCTACCTCTCCGACCTGAACCGGACGCTGATCCTGCACCCCGAGGAAGGTCGCGTCATGCAGCCGGCCGGCACGCCGGGCGTGAATCCCCTCTACGACGCGGCCATGGCCGGCTTCGAGGGGAGCGGCGAGACCGTGACCTCGCGGGGAGTCCGGGTCATCTCCTCGTTCAAGCGACTGGAGCGGAAGGACTGGGTGCTCTCGGCCAACTTCCCCACCGCCGAGGCCTATGCGCCGCTCGTCCAGGTGAAGCGCTATTTCCTCTTCGCCACGCTGATCGGGACCGCGATCGTCCTCGTGGCCGCCAGGATCCTCGCGGGGCGGTTGCTGCGGCCGCTCGCGGCCGTGACGAGTCACGTCGTGTCGCTGCCCGAGAAGAAGGGGCAGGAGCGGTTCATGCGGCTCGCGCGGACCGACGAGGTCGGGACGCTCGCCCACGCGTTCGACGGCATGGTCGCGACCCTCGACCGCCAGGAGGCGGAGCGCCGGGAGCTGCAGTCGCGCCTCATCCAGAGCGACCGGCTCTCGGCCCTGGGCCTGATGGCGGCCGGAGTCGCCCACGAGATCAACAACCCGCTCTCCTACATCGACGCGAACCTCTCCTGGGCGCTCGATCGACTCGGCGAGCCGGCGACGGTCCCCGGCGGCGAGCTGCGGGACGCGCTCGAGCAGGCGCTGGAGGGCGCCCGCCGCGTGCGCAACATCTCACAGGACCTGAAGCGGTTCGCGCGCCACGATCCGGCCCAACGCGCTCCGGTGGACCTCGCGACGGTGATCGCGTCGGCCATCCGCATGTCCAGGAAGGAGATCCGCTCCCGGGCCGAGCTGGTGACCCGCTTCGGCGAGGTCCCTCCGGTCCAGGGCAGCGAGGGGGCGCTGACGCAGGTGTTCCTGAACCTCCTCGTGAACGCGGCGCAGGCCATCCCCGAGGGGCACCCGGAAGAGAACCGGGTGGCGGTCTCCCTGTCGCTCGCCGCCGACGGCCACGTCCAGGTGGAGGTGGAGGACACCGGCTCCGGCATCCCGCCGGAGGCGCGCGCTCGCGTCTTCGAGCCCTTCTTCACGACCAAGCCGTTCGGCGTCGGGACCGGCCTGGGGCTCTCGGTCTGCCACGGCATCGTGACCTCGCTCGGCGGGGAGATCTCGTTCGAGGACGCGAAGGGCCGCGGGACGATCTTCCGGGTGCGGCTGCCGGTCTGGTCGGAGGGAGAGCGGGAGGGGGCGGCCGACGCAGGGCTCTCCACGGGTGCCTGCTAG
- a CDS encoding MFS transporter, whose translation MRWPHSLRSLSHRNLRLFFAGQCVSLTGTWMQSVGQGWLVYRLTHSSELLGVIGFLAQLPVFVFGVYAGSVADRHPRRKVVLATQINATLQAAIMAVLTLTGVVRPWHLMPLALMLGMSYAFEIPARQALLGEIAGESMSNAVALNSSIVNAARVVGPAIAGYVVAAIGEGWCFALNALSFLGTIWALLVMELPKEEPRPAAHRGAHLLEGLAYAGKTPLVRALLALLAFQSFFAMPFLTLLPLFAGDVLHGGPRMLGSLQAATGVGALVAAVLLMLRTGLRGLGRRVGFGATLLGLGLVAFSQSRTPALSLAALVVAGFGFISQSTGSLTLLQGLAPAEMRGRVMGLFSTIFVGLTPFGSLLGGLAAGRFGAPRTLLVGGLMLAAASAVFHLALPRLRRTVLPQHPTVFPPAIP comes from the coding sequence ATGCGGTGGCCCCACTCCCTCCGATCGCTCTCCCACCGCAACCTGCGGCTCTTCTTCGCGGGGCAGTGCGTGTCGCTCACCGGCACCTGGATGCAGAGCGTGGGGCAGGGGTGGCTGGTCTACCGGCTCACCCACTCCTCGGAGCTGCTCGGGGTGATCGGCTTCCTGGCCCAGCTCCCGGTCTTCGTCTTCGGCGTCTACGCGGGCTCGGTGGCGGACCGGCACCCGCGCCGCAAGGTGGTGCTCGCGACGCAGATCAACGCCACCCTGCAGGCGGCGATCATGGCGGTGCTCACCCTCACCGGCGTGGTGCGCCCCTGGCACCTCATGCCGCTCGCGCTCATGCTCGGCATGAGCTACGCGTTCGAGATCCCGGCCCGGCAGGCGCTGCTCGGCGAGATCGCCGGCGAGTCGATGTCGAACGCCGTGGCGCTCAACTCGAGCATCGTCAACGCGGCGCGGGTGGTGGGGCCGGCCATCGCCGGCTACGTGGTGGCGGCCATCGGCGAGGGCTGGTGCTTCGCCCTCAACGCGCTCTCCTTCCTCGGCACCATCTGGGCGCTCCTGGTGATGGAGCTGCCGAAGGAGGAGCCGCGGCCGGCGGCGCACCGCGGCGCGCACCTGCTCGAGGGGCTGGCCTACGCGGGCAAGACCCCGCTCGTGCGGGCGCTGCTGGCGCTCCTCGCCTTCCAGAGCTTCTTCGCGATGCCGTTCCTCACGCTCCTGCCGCTCTTCGCGGGCGACGTGCTCCACGGGGGCCCGAGGATGCTCGGCTCGCTCCAGGCGGCGACCGGCGTGGGCGCGCTGGTGGCGGCGGTGCTCCTCATGCTCCGCACCGGGCTGCGGGGGCTGGGGCGGCGGGTGGGGTTCGGCGCCACGCTGCTCGGGCTCGGGCTCGTGGCCTTCTCGCAGTCGCGGACGCCGGCGCTCTCCCTGGCGGCGCTGGTGGTGGCGGGGTTCGGGTTCATCAGCCAGAGCACGGGGTCGCTCACCCTGCTCCAGGGGCTGGCGCCGGCCGAGATGCGGGGGCGGGTGATGGGGCTCTTCTCGACCATCTTCGTGGGGCTCACGCCCTTCGGCTCGCTCCTGGGCGGCCTCGCGGCGGGCCGGTTCGGGGCGCCGCGCACGCTGCTCGTGGGCGGGCTCATGCTCGCGGCCGCGAGCGCGGTGTTCCACCTCGCGCTGCCTCGCTTGCGCCGCACCGTGCTGCCCCAGCATCCGACGGTGTTTCCGCCGGCCATTCCGTAG